The following are encoded together in the Cicer arietinum cultivar CDC Frontier isolate Library 1 chromosome 2, Cicar.CDCFrontier_v2.0, whole genome shotgun sequence genome:
- the LOC101504444 gene encoding nuclear transcription factor Y subunit B-4-like gives MKKEEVQAADLRVREEIIRPLPITNVQRIMRRMIPKHGKISDESKECMVECVSEFISFITTEANYHCKLDHRTTITAEDLINTMRRLGFDFYVEDSTRYIQRYRHIECGASVGPYVEQTCGPTHKNIAPPSVLETFQDHDLPMDPIVFPDPRELLGAIVGDEEFCGSDNSSDGSFDLDAFLNSDD, from the coding sequence ATGAAGAAGGAGGAGGTGCAAGCAGCTGATTTGAGGGTGCGAGAAGAAATTATCCGACCGTTACCCATTACAAATGTTCAAAGAATCATGCGTCGAATGATTCCAAAACATGGAAAGATAAGCGATGAAAGCAAGGAATGTATGGTTGAATGTGTTTCTGAATTCATTAGCTTCATTACTACTGAAGCTAATTATCACTGTAAATTGGATCATAGAACCACAATTACTGCTGAAGATTTGATCAATACTATGAGAAGATTgggttttgatttttatgttgAGGATTCTACGCGCTACATTCAACGCTATCGTCACATTGAATGTGGTGCTAGTGTGGGTCCATATGTTGAACAAACATGTGGACCCACACACAAAAATATAGCACCACCGTCGGTGCTAGAGACTTTTCAAGATCATGACTTACCAATGGATCCAATTGTGTTTCCAGACCCAAGAGAATTATTGGGTGCAATTGTTGGAGATGAAGAATTTTGTGGTAGTGACAACTCAAGTGATGGAAGCTTTGATCTTGATGCTTTTCTTAATAGTGATGACTGA
- the LOC101514214 gene encoding nicotinamide/nicotinic acid mononucleotide adenylyltransferase isoform X2 → MHLRMFELARDALNSKGYCVLGGYMSPVNDAYKKKNLISADHRIQLCHLACKSSKFVMVDPWEANQSTYQRTLTVLSRVHTSICETGLVSRESLKVMLVCGSDLLHSFGIPGIWIPDQVKSICRDYGVVCIRREGQDVEKTISDDQILNENQANIEVVDELVPNQISSTRIRDCIASQLSIKYLTADEVIDYIGDHKLYMNSDDK, encoded by the exons ATGCATTTACGCATGTTTG AGCTTGCAAGAGATGCATTGAATTCCAAAGGCTACTGTGTACTTGGAGGTTACATGTCACCTGTAAATGATGCATACAAGAAAAAG AACCTAATATCTGCTGACCATCGAATACAATTATGTCATCTAGCCTGCAAAAGTTCAAAATTTGTAATGGTTGATCCATGGGAG GCAAATCAAAGCACATATCAACGCACTTTAACTGTCCTGTCCAGAGTCCACACTTCTATTTGTGAGACAGGGTTGGTATCTAGAG AATCCCTCAAGGTCATGCTTGTTTGTGGTTCTGATCTCCTCCATTCATTTGGCATTCCTGGAATCTGGATTCCCGACCAG GTTAAGAGTATATGCAGAGATTATGGAGTAGTCTGCATTCGCAGAGAAGGACAGGATGTTGAGAAGACTATATCTGATGATCAAATTTTGAATGAGAATCAG GCAAATATCGAAGTTGTAGATGAACTAGTACCAAATCAAATCAGCTCAACGAGAATAAG GGATTGCATTGCAAGTCAATTATCGATAAAATACCTTACAGCAGATGAAGTGATTGATTATATCGGTGACCATAAATTATACATGAACTCAGATGACAAATAA
- the LOC101504759 gene encoding probable L-type lectin-domain containing receptor kinase S.7, with product MKHHIKPTFLTLFSTFFLAATAANLQLDFPYFTADNTNLTFIGDSSLRNGLVSLTKPTYSTGSIVYKNPISLFDKLTNTTSSFSTTFSFSITNPNNPTSFGDGIAFFLSPNNLSTSSSSSSSSRSSPFGLPTNFVAVEFDTRLDPRFNDPNENHVGFDIDTLNSLRTVDPISNGIDLKSGNSITSWIDYKTDHNLLSVFLSYSHIKPIDPLLSVTVDLSEYFRDNEFAYVGFSASAEKSTELHHIESWSFYTFGFQPARPRLHSHNVSDNSVSVTTGNEMNVRRPHSFLKKNKRFGVGFAVAGPVFFCVVFSLLGYYSILKWKGMRKGQKNFETGFVACPRQFDYRELKSATREFHPSRIVGHGSFGTVYKAFFISSGTIAAVKRSRHSHEGKTEFLSELSIIAGLRHKNLVQLLGWCVEKGELLLVYDFMPNGSLDKMLYKEPERGKLLNWSHRVNIVVGLASVLVYLHQECEQRVIHRDIKTGNVLLDGNFNPRLGDFGLAKLMDHDKSPVSTLTAGTMGYLAPEYLQYGKATDKTDVFSYGVVVLEVACGKRPIEREGPKMVNLVDWVWGLYSEGRIIEGADKRLNGEFEEEEMRKLLMLGLSCANPDSAERPSMRRVLQILNNEAVPFAVPKVKPSLTFSTDLPLTIDEIVSDDGGGYEEFNTSQSMCEIKID from the coding sequence ATGAAGCATCACATCAAACCAACCTTCTTAACACTCTTCTCCACCTTCTTCCTCGCCGCCACCGCCGCCAACCTCCAATTAGACTTCCCTTATTTCACCGCCGACAACACCAACCTCACTTTCATCGGCGATTCCTCTCTAAGAAACGGCCTCGTTTCCTTAACTAAACCCACTTATAGTACTGGTTCAATTGTTTACAAAAACCCAATTTCTCTCTTCGACAAATTAACAAACACCACGTCTTCATTCTCCACAACTTTCTCTTTCTCCATCACTAACCCAAACAACCCCACTTCCTTTGGTGATGGCATCGCTTTCTTCCTCTCACCCAACAATCTCTCAAcctcatcttcatcttcttcttcttctcgtTCTTCTCCTTTTGGTCTTCCTACAAATTTTGTTGCTGTTGAATTTGATACTCGTTTGGATCCTCGTTTCAATGACCCTAATGAGAATCATGTTGGTTTTGATATTGATACGTTGAACTCTCTTAGAACTGTTGATCCTATTTCCAATGGGATTGATCTCAAGAGTGGAAATAGTATCACTTCTTGGATTGATTACAAGACTGATCATAATTTGCTATCTGTTTTCTTGAGCTATTCTCATATTAAGCCAATTGATCCTCTTTTGTCCGTGACCGTTGATCTTTCGGAGTATTTTAGGGATAATGAATTTGCTTACGTTGGTTTTTCTGCTTCTGCTGAAAAAAGTACTGAACTTCATCACATTGAAAGTTGGAGTTTTTATACTTTTGGATTTCAACCTGCAAGACCCAGGTTGCATTCTCACAATGTTTCGGATAATTCTGTTAGTGTAACTACTGGGAATGAGATGAATGTTCGCCGGCCGCATTCTTTTTTGAAGAAGAACAAGAGGTTTGGTGTTGGTTTTGCTGTTGCTGGTCCTGTTTTTTTCTGtgttgttttttctttgttggggtattattctattttgaaatggaaAGGGATGAGAAAAGGGCAAAAGAATTTTGAAACGGGGTTTGTTGCTTGTCCTAGACAGTTTGATTACAGAGAATTGAAATCGGCTACAAGAGAATTTCATCCTAGTAGGATCGTCGGTCATGGTTCGTTTGGTACTGTGTATAAAGCTTTCTTTATATCTTCTGGAACCATTGCTGCTGTGAAAAGGTCAAGGCATTCTCATGAAGGGAAGACTGAGTTTCTTTCTGAATTGTCCATTATTGCTGGTTTAAGGCACAAGAATTTGGTTCAGTTGTTAGGTTGGTGTGTCGAGAAAGGAGAGTTGCTTCTTGTTTATGATTTCATGCCTAACGGAAGCTTAGACAAGATGCTTTACAAAGAACCTGAAAGAGGGAAATTGTTGAATTGGTCTCATAGAGTTAACATTGTTGTTGGTTTGGCTTCTGTTTTGGTTTATCTTCATCAAGAATGTGAGCAAAGAGTGATTCATAGGGACATTAAAACTGGGAATGTTTTGCTGGATGGAAATTTCAACCCTAGGTTGGGTGATTTTGGATTGGCTAAACTCATGGATCATGATAAGAGTCCTGTTTCAACTTTAACTGCTGGAACAATGGGGTATCTTGCACCAGAGTATCTTCAATATGGGAAAGCTACTGATAAAACTGATGTTTTCAGCTATGGTGTGGTTGTGCTTGAAGTGGCTTGTGGAAAAAGGCCTATTGAAAGAGAGGGTCCAAAGATGGTTAATTTGGTGGATTGGGTTTGGGGTTTGTATTCTGAAGGGAGGATAATTGAGGGTGCTGATAAGAGGTTAAATGGTGAATTTGAGGAGGAAGAAATGAGGAAGCTTTTGATGTTGGGATTGAGTTGTGCTAATCCTGATAGTGCTGAGAGACCAAGTATGAGAAGGGTGTTGCAGATTCTCAACAATGAAGCCGTGCCATTTGCTGTACCAAAAGTGAAGCCAAGCCTTACATTTTCAACTGATTTGCCATTGACTATTGATGAGATTGTTTCTGATGATGGTGGTGGTTATGAAGAGTTCAATACAAGCCAGTCTATGTGTGAGATTAAAATTGACTGA
- the LOC101514214 gene encoding nicotinamide/nicotinic acid mononucleotide adenylyltransferase isoform X1 produces the protein MDVPLPLDKLALELISNEPSPGNTTNGKIYVILVATGSFNPPTFMHLRMFELARDALNSKGYCVLGGYMSPVNDAYKKKNLISADHRIQLCHLACKSSKFVMVDPWEANQSTYQRTLTVLSRVHTSICETGLVSRESLKVMLVCGSDLLHSFGIPGIWIPDQVKSICRDYGVVCIRREGQDVEKTISDDQILNENQANIEVVDELVPNQISSTRIRDCIASQLSIKYLTADEVIDYIGDHKLYMNSDDK, from the exons ATGGATGTTCCATTGCCATTGGATAAATTAGCTCTAGAATTGATTAGTAATGAACCCTCCCCCGGAAACACAACCAA TGGCAAAATATATGTAATACTGGTGGCAACTGGAAGCTTTAATCCACCTACTTTCATGCATTTACGCATGTTTG AGCTTGCAAGAGATGCATTGAATTCCAAAGGCTACTGTGTACTTGGAGGTTACATGTCACCTGTAAATGATGCATACAAGAAAAAG AACCTAATATCTGCTGACCATCGAATACAATTATGTCATCTAGCCTGCAAAAGTTCAAAATTTGTAATGGTTGATCCATGGGAG GCAAATCAAAGCACATATCAACGCACTTTAACTGTCCTGTCCAGAGTCCACACTTCTATTTGTGAGACAGGGTTGGTATCTAGAG AATCCCTCAAGGTCATGCTTGTTTGTGGTTCTGATCTCCTCCATTCATTTGGCATTCCTGGAATCTGGATTCCCGACCAG GTTAAGAGTATATGCAGAGATTATGGAGTAGTCTGCATTCGCAGAGAAGGACAGGATGTTGAGAAGACTATATCTGATGATCAAATTTTGAATGAGAATCAG GCAAATATCGAAGTTGTAGATGAACTAGTACCAAATCAAATCAGCTCAACGAGAATAAG GGATTGCATTGCAAGTCAATTATCGATAAAATACCTTACAGCAGATGAAGTGATTGATTATATCGGTGACCATAAATTATACATGAACTCAGATGACAAATAA